In the genome of Calothrix sp. PCC 6303, the window ATTTCTGGAGTCAATGCGATCGCGTTGTCAAGAAAAGACTCATACTCATGAAGATTTGGTATTTTTTTGACATAAATCTGTATTGACTACTTAAGAATGTTCTCATAAAATACTTAGTTAGGTATACAGTTATTTAGTCATTGTTTTATCAAAATTACACCCAAGCTTATTATCCAATTTATGAAATCATTAAGATTCACTTCCTTGGCAGGTGTTTCCTTTTTCGCGTCACTATCCTTAGCGGGAACTGGCATATTACCAGCACAAGCCATAACAAATTTTAATTTCCAAGCTGATTATGATTTTGTTGATAGGCTCACATTGTTCCCAGAAAAAGATTATCTTTCCGGTAAAGCAGAAGGTTCTTCCAAAAATGCAAATTTTGGTTTAAATAAAATGGATTTTTTAGGATACGCACGTATCTCAGAAGCATTGCCAGCACTGACAAATGGGACTTCCTATACATTTAATTCTGACCCTGGCGTTTACGGCATCAAAGATGTAGAACCTGGTTATCTCACTTTGTTTGGTAAAGGGAAAAATAAACTTTTTGCTAGTTTCAGTGGTTCAGATAAAGTCAATAACCAGAATTCAACAGCATTTACAACTGCCCAATTAACAATTACTGGAGGAGAAGGAAAATTTAAAAATGCCTCTGGATTTGGAACAGTATCAGGTACAGTCAACACAAATGTTACTCCCTTAGTTAATCAGGGTAGATACGCTATTGACGTGAGCTTCAATGTGCCAAAATCCATCCCCAATTCCACCAATGTTGGTGGAATGTTATTAGGAATATCAGGTGCTGTCTTCCTGAAAAAGAAACTTTACGCTTAAGCATAACGTCAGTATATTTACTAGCCAAGGAACTCATGGCTAGTAATGACAATATTTTTATACTGGTGATTATGAAATTTGCCTTCTCTGTAAGCTAAAACGCACTTAGTTTGTAATCACAAAAGCTTTATAGCAAGCCTTTTAGACTTCAAAAGATGTCATTTAGATGCGTCTAAGCTTACCTTCCTTACTGGCTTATGCCTCATCTCTTGCACTGCTAGGTATTTCGATACCAATGGTTACACCAATCCTAGCTTCTGACACAGATAACCCCGATACATGTCAAACTGTAAAACCAGCACTTCTAAATTCAGCAGATGACTTCATCGGGATGGGACACTTTCAAGAAGATTGTGAAAAAAACTCACTCGCTGCGGTTGCTTCCTTCACCCAGGCAATTAGGCTGAATCCGAAAGCTGAAGAACCTTACTATCACAGAGCAAATGCTTACCAGAATGCAGGAAATTATCAAGCCGCAGTGGTAGACTATACTGAGGTAATTCGCCAAAATACAGGTAAGCTTGGTTTTAGTAGTGGAGCATATTGGAATCGGGCTAGGGCTTATGAAAGACTAGGCAAAAAACAAAAAGCAATTTCAGATTTGACTCAGTTAATTGGCGTAGATAGTCGCAATGCCGATCAGTATCTGTTTAGAGGAAACATGTACCGAGATATAGGAAATAAAGAACGTGCCATCGCAGATTATCAAGTAGCAGAAAAGCTTCTTCAGCAATATTTAAGCGGATCTTTCGGAAATGGTTTTCAAGATTCTAGGTACCAAGAAATGTTAGAAAAAGTCAGAAGTGTATTATCCCAATTAAATTAGGGAAATCGAAACTATAGGAATCCGATTTGATTATTGTTGGCGTAGCCTGCGCTTTGCACTTAAACAGTGAAGTATATGTAGGGTGTGTTATGGCTTTAGCCTAACGCACCAAAATCCGGAAGACGCTGCGTTACACTTCGTGATAAGACACCCTACGT includes:
- a CDS encoding tetratricopeptide repeat protein, producing the protein MRLSLPSLLAYASSLALLGISIPMVTPILASDTDNPDTCQTVKPALLNSADDFIGMGHFQEDCEKNSLAAVASFTQAIRLNPKAEEPYYHRANAYQNAGNYQAAVVDYTEVIRQNTGKLGFSSGAYWNRARAYERLGKKQKAISDLTQLIGVDSRNADQYLFRGNMYRDIGNKERAIADYQVAEKLLQQYLSGSFGNGFQDSRYQEMLEKVRSVLSQLN